One part of the Vitis riparia cultivar Riparia Gloire de Montpellier isolate 1030 chromosome 6, EGFV_Vit.rip_1.0, whole genome shotgun sequence genome encodes these proteins:
- the LOC117916385 gene encoding zinc finger A20 and AN1 domain-containing stress-associated protein 8 — MDHDETGCQAHPEGPILCINNCGFFGSPATMNMCSKCHKDMMLKQEQAKLAASSIDSIVNGSSSNNGKEPAIASTVDVQVDAKEPKIISVQSSFSFGSEGSGEAKPKEGPNRCSTCKKRVGLTGFNCRCGHLFCATHRYSDKHDCPFDYRTAARDAIAKANPVVKAEKLDKI, encoded by the coding sequence ATGGATCATGATGAGACTGGATGCCAAGCTCATCCAGAGGGTCCCATTTTGTGCATCAACAATTGTGGGTTCTTTGGAAGCCCGGCAACTATGAACATGTGTTCCAAGTGCCACAAAGATATGATGTTGAAACAAGAGCAGGCTAAACTTGCTGCATCATCCATAGACAGCATTGTTAATGGATCGTCAAGCAACAATGGAAAGGAACCTGCTATTGCATCCACTGTGGATGTGCAAGTTGATGCAAAGGAGCCAAAGATCATTTCTGTGCAGTCATCCTTTTCTTTTGGCTCTGAGGGGAGTGGCGAGGCCAAGCCAAAGGAGGGTCCAAACCGGTGCAGCACCTGCAAGAAACGAGTTGGTTTGACAGGATTCAATTGTCGATGCGGTCACCTTTTCTGTGCAACACACCGCTACTCAGACAAACATGACTGCCCTTTTGATTATCGCACTGCTGCACGGGATGCGATAGCTAAAGCCAACCCTGTTGTCAAGGCAGAAAAGCTGGATAAAATCTAA
- the LOC117915596 gene encoding protein slowmo homolog isoform X1 encodes MVKAYTQEHVYKHPWERVTSASWRKFTDPENKRILSHIVEVDTLNRKLDPASGKLYTTRAITVHAPGPWFIRKIIGQDICHCVESTIVDAQSRSMQLTTRNTSLQKFVEVEEKIRYEPHPDNPNGWTICQQETSIRIKPLSALASMAEKVEQRCAEKFLQNSVKGREVMERISSMDEDTPKTKRRHPNSLVV; translated from the exons ATGGTAAAAGCATATACACAAGAGCATGTCTACAAGCACCCGTGGGAGCGGGTGACATCTGCATCTTGGCGAAAGTTTACTGATCCTGAGAACAAGCGCATATTGTCTCATATTGTTGAAGTTGACACTCTGAACCGCAAGCTTGACCCTGCGTCTGGGAAGCTTTATACCACTCGTGCTATCACTGTCCATGCTCCAGGGCCATGGTTCATTCGCAAAATCATTGGGCAGGATATTTGCCATTGTGTTGAATCGACCATTGTTGACGCTCAATCACGATCTATGCAACTCACCACCCGCAACACCAGTCTCCAGAAGTTTGTGGAAGTGGAGGAGAAGATCAGATATGAACCCCACCCAGATAATCCAAATGGGTGGACAATTTGCCAACAGGAGACTAGTATTCGGATAAAGCCATTGTCAGCACTAGCATCAATGGCAGAGAAGGTGGAGCAACGATGCGCTGAGAAGTTCTTGCAGAATAGCGTCAAGGGTAGAGAAGTTATGGAAAGGATCT CCTCCATGGATGAAGATACAccaaaaacaaagagaagacACCCCAATAGCTTGGTGGTTTGA
- the LOC117915596 gene encoding protein slowmo homolog isoform X2 yields MVKAYTQEHVYKHPWERVTSASWRKFTDPENKRILSHIVEVDTLNRKLDPASGKLYTTRAITVHAPGPWFIRKIIGQDICHCVESTIVDAQSRSMQLTTRNTSLQKFVEVEEKIRYEPHPDNPNGWTICQQETSIRIKPLSALASMAEKVEQRCAEKFLQNSVKGREVMERICKYLEAESRGISI; encoded by the coding sequence ATGGTAAAAGCATATACACAAGAGCATGTCTACAAGCACCCGTGGGAGCGGGTGACATCTGCATCTTGGCGAAAGTTTACTGATCCTGAGAACAAGCGCATATTGTCTCATATTGTTGAAGTTGACACTCTGAACCGCAAGCTTGACCCTGCGTCTGGGAAGCTTTATACCACTCGTGCTATCACTGTCCATGCTCCAGGGCCATGGTTCATTCGCAAAATCATTGGGCAGGATATTTGCCATTGTGTTGAATCGACCATTGTTGACGCTCAATCACGATCTATGCAACTCACCACCCGCAACACCAGTCTCCAGAAGTTTGTGGAAGTGGAGGAGAAGATCAGATATGAACCCCACCCAGATAATCCAAATGGGTGGACAATTTGCCAACAGGAGACTAGTATTCGGATAAAGCCATTGTCAGCACTAGCATCAATGGCAGAGAAGGTGGAGCAACGATGCGCTGAGAAGTTCTTGCAGAATAGCGTCAAGGGTAGAGAAGTTATGGAAAGGATCTGTAAGTATCTTGAGGCTGAATCTCGTGGTATTTctatctaa
- the LOC117916649 gene encoding AP2-like ethylene-responsive transcription factor PLT2 — MGSMNSNNWLSFPLSPTHSSLPLNLHASQAQQFSLGLVNDNMESPFQNQEWNLINSHSSSEVPKIADFLGVSKSENQADLEAFNEIQANDSDYFFPNNSLLPVPNPVAAAAVVASPNSYEFQENNNNLQSLTLSMGSGKGSTCETSSNSSTSIVEAAPRRTLDTFGQRTSIYRGVTRHRWTGRYEAHLWDNSCRREGQSRKGRQVYLGGYDKEEKAARAYDLAALKYWGTSTTTNFPISNYERELEEMKHMTRQEFVASIRRKSSGFSRGASMYRGVTRHHQHGRWQARIGRVAGNKDLYLGTFSTEEEAAEAYDIAAIKFRGLNAVTNFDMNRYDVKSILESNTLPIGGGAAKRLKEAQAIESSRKREEMIALGSSFQYGSSSSSRLQTYPLMQQQFEQPQPLLTLQNQEPLLTLQNPEISQYPQDSQFHQNYIQTQLQLHQQSGSYLNHSSQSPQFYNSYLHNNPALLHGLMSMGSSSSVMENNGSSSGSYNGGYFNNGLGVASNSTVASAVGSAEELPLIKVDYDMPAAGYGSWSGDSVQGQNAGVFTMWND; from the exons ATGGGATCCATGAACTCAAACAACTGGCtatcttttcctctttctcccaCTCATTCCTCTTTGCCACTAAATCTACATGCATCCCAGGCTCAGCAGTTTTCTCTAGGGTTAGTGAATGATAATATGGAAAGCCCATTCCAAAACCAAG AGTGGAATTTAATCAACTCACACAGCAGCAGCGAAGTCCCAAAGATTGCAGATTTTCTTGGTGTGAGCAAATCTGAAAACCAGGCAGATCTTGAggcttttaatgaaattcaggCGAATGATTCTGATTACTTTTTCCCAAACAACAGCCTCCTGCCGGTTCCAAACCCCGTAGCAGCAGCAGCAGTAGTAGCCAGTCCCAATAGCTATGAGTTTCAAGAAAACAATAACAATTTGCAGTCACTGACATTGTCCATGGGTAGTGGTAAAGGTTCAACATGTGAAACCAGTAGCAACAGCAGTACTAGCATTGTGGAAGCTGCCCCCAGAAGGACACTGGATACATTTGGGCAAAGAACATCAATATACCGGGGTGTAACCAG GCATAGATGGACAGGAAGGTATGAAGCTCACCTTTGGGATAATAGTTGTAGAAGGGAAGGACAATCAAGAAAAGGTCGCCAAG TCTATTTGG GTGGGTATGACAAAGAAGAGAAAGCTGCTAGGGCTTATGATCTTGCCGCCTTGAAGTACTGGGGAACATCCACAACTACCAATTTCCCG ATCAGTAACTATGAGAGGGAACTGGAGGAGATGAAGCACATGACCAGACAAGAATTTGTGGCCTCCATTAGAAG GAAGAGTAGTGGGTTTTCTAGAGGTGCATCAATGTATCGTGGAGTTACAAG GCATCATCAACATGGAAGATGGCAGGCAAGGATTGGAAGAGTTGCCGGAAACAAAGACCTCTATTTGGGAACTTTTA GTACTGAGGAGGAAGCTGCAGAAGCCTATGATATTGCAGCAATAAAGTTCAGAGGCCTTAATGCAGTGACCAACTTTGACATGAATCGATACGATGTGAAGAGCATTCTTGAAAGCAACACTCTTCCGATAGGTGGGGGAGCGGCCAAGCGGCTAAAGGAGGCTCAAGCAATTGAATCATCGAGAAAACGGGAAGAAATGATAGCCCTAGGTTCAAGCTTCCAATATGGGAGCTCGAGCTCTAGCAGGTTACAGACATATCCTCTAATGCAGCAGCAGTTTGAGCAACCTCAGCCTTTACTAACATTACAGAACCAAGAACCATTACTAACTTTGCAAAACCCTGAAATTTCTCAGTACCCCCAAGACTCCCAGTTTCACCAAAACTACATCCAAACTCAGTTGCAGTTGCACCAGCAATCTGGGTCGTACCTGAACCATTCAAGCCAAAGTCCTCAGTTCTACAACAGTTACCTCCACAACAACCCGGCTCTTCTTCATGGGCTGATGAGTATGGGCTCTTCTTCATCTGTCATGGAGAATAATGGGAGTTCTAGTGGGAGTTACAATGGAGGATACTTCAATAATGGACTTGGGGTTGCTTCGAATTCTACGGTGGCTAGTGCAGTAGGATCAGCAGAGGAGCTTCCCCTCATCAAGGTTGATTACGATATGCCGGCCGCAGGCTATGGCAGCTGGTCAGGTGACTCAGTTCAGGGACAGAATGCTGGAGTTTTTACAATGTGGAATGACTGA